The segment TTAGGATTTTATGGATTATTCTAGCTATACTTTACacataataaaatcaataaataataacaaataattgATTTGGTCACATACAGGGGCTCTAAATCCACCTCTGTTAATAACTAGCTTTCTACATTGTTTATATAGCACAATCGATCGGTGAAATGGAAGTGAGCACATCAAAGTGTTTAAGAGATATAGGCTAACGCGTAATTGAAATACGAATAACATTTGTACAATTTCGACTTTGAAAGTAGAGGTTTCAAAATGAAGGTATATCTTATCGCATTTTTCAGCTGCCATGACGTGCGTCTTGGACGGGAGAATACCACATTACAAATTTGGACTGATAGCTGATGTGCAATATGCGGACTCAGAAAACGGCTTCAATTTCTCCAGGACAAACGAACGATTTTACCGCCGATCTTTGACATTACTAAAAGAAGCCGTGGATGTGTGGAAAAAATGTGACGTAGATAGCGTTCTACAGCTAGGAGACGTCATTGATGGAAAATGCAAGGGCATCGAGCAGTCCGATATTTGTTTACAGAGAGTTCTTGATCAGTTTGATGAACTGCAGAGAGACGTGTATCACGTGTGGGGGAATCATGAATTATACAATTTTGATCGCAAATGGCTGATGACCTCTGACCTAGCACCAAAAGGCGCTTCACGGTCGCCTCCCGATTGCGCATATTATTCCGTTGACCTTCATCCCCAACTCCGCCTTGTAGCGCTGGATTGTTATGAAGTCAGCCTGCTCGGCGTGGACAAGTCTTACAGATATTTCGACCAAGCCTGGGAGACGCTGAGTGCCATAAACAAGAATGCCACGTGGAACAGTCCAGAAGGTCTTGTAGACTTAGAAAGAAGGTTCTTAAAGTATAACGGAGGGTGTTCAACACGGCAGGTTCAATGGCTGAACGAAGAACTCGCAGAAGCTAGAAGAAGGAAACAAAATGTTATAGTTATTGGTAAATGgaaatttttctatatataaaccTTGTTTCTGATATCAGATAAAAACTGATTTTTTCCAACATGATTTTACGTCTTGTTACAGGTCATTCTCCCGTTTTGGAAAGCAGTGGGCATGCTTCCAATTTGCTATGGAACTTCGATGAAATTTTACAAGTCCTGAGCGCTCACAAGGACAGTGTACTCTGTTATTGCTGCGGTCACGATCATGATGGTGGGTTCGACCAGGACGAAGCAGGAATTCATCACATAACGCTTCCCGGAGTAATTGAAGCCGTAGACAACAACCCGTTTGGCACCGCTTATCTCTATGACAACCATCTTATGATCACCGGAAACGGAAGTGTTCCCAACTTCTGTATAAACTTGAAGTATCCAATAAACACTGGAACCAGTTGACCCAATTCCgtcctttaaaaaaaagaatggtcacaattttatttgatttaatgtaACGAAAACAAACACTCATTAGACCACACTCAGGAAAACTAATGATTTTTATCacgtgaattttatttcaaagtattaTTGTTGCTCATATTTCTTAATTCTTTGAACAAAACTGATGTTCCTGAATTACCTTCATGAGAATCGTCTTACACACGTGtacatgattgattgtatattgtttaacgtccctttcgagaatctttcactcaaatggagacatcatcattgccggtgaagggctgcaaaatttaggcatatgctcggcgcttacggcctttgagcagggagggatctttaacgtgccacacctgctgtgacacgggacctcggtttttgcggtctcatccgaaggaccgctccaattggtcgcctcttacgacaagcaaggggtactgaggacctattctaacgcggatccccacgggaccacGTGTACAGGATGTCACTGTACGTTCTTGAATGAATTGTGTTTGATCAAGTTTATTAAATCAAAATTACGGTATGCCACATGCGAAGGTTTACAATGGATACAAAACAAACATAATACTCTAATGAATCTTTATCCTTAAAATTCATGTACAAAATGAACGTCAAATGTGATAATTCCCAAGCTATGTCACGTGCTGCTGTTGACTTTTCTGTGCATTCGTTGACCTTAAACAAGCTTTCGATACGGTTTCAAATTAGAAATTTGGGTTGTGGCATAAGCTAATCAAGAGTGGGGTAAATGGGAAGTGTTTTAATTAcatgaaaaatatgtatatatgaattaaaTCTATAGTAACAGATTATTTTAACAGTAATGTCGGGGTACGCCaaggtgaaaatttatcaccttttttattttctttatacatttAACATTAATGACCTAGTGGGGTTTCTACAAGATAGAAATATCATTGGTTTACAAAGTATAACAGATGCAATAGAAGATTAATTCTACAagcatttaaaactttttatgtTGTTATATGCAGACGATACCGTTATCATGGCGGAAATGGATGCTGATTTGCTAAATGCTTTTAATTTGTATTGTTCAGAATGGAAACTTAATGTTAATGTCAATAAGACAAAGGTTTCAGTATCTTCTAAAGGTCCTTTGCCAAAAAAGGTATTGTATTATAATAACAGTgttgttgaaaatgtgaaagaatTTAAATACTTGGGGGATAATTGCCTGCGCAGGTTCTTTTTGTAGGGCTAAAAACACTTATGTGAACAGACACAAAAGGTAATGTATAGTGTAATAAGGAAGATAAGACAATTTAAGCTACCAACAAGGTCTCAGCTGGATCTTTTTGATAAAGTCGTTGTACCAATTTTGACATATGGCtgtgaattttggaaaaatgaaaatgttgaaataattGAACGGCTACACTTCAAAtttctaaaacatatttaaaaagtaGTATCCGTTATATGATATATGGTGAGACTGGGCGCGTCCcattgtatatacaattatatacaaGGATGCTTTCTTCCTGGATAAGATTTCTTACTAGTtcggaaaacaaaattgtttgtatattatgtaaatatttaaatttgcaATATTTCCAAGGGGGATTAAATAATTCATGGGTAGATTTCttatacaaaattttaacaTCTTGAGGATTCTCGAATATTTCGTATGAGCAGAATTTCAATGATAGGAAGTGGGCTGTTGCAGCTCTGAAACAAAAATTAAGTGATCAATTCATCCAAAAATGGTAAAGTGATATAAACAGCTCATCAAAaggtcaaatatatatatatatatatatatatatatatatatatagataaagtCTAATTTTGGCAAATATCTGAGCATTTTAccaaatacttttaaaatttagaaCTACAAACCATCAACTTCCTGTTGAGACAGGTAGATGGTCAAACGTTCCACTTAACGAAATACTTTGTACATTATGTAACTCAGGTAAAATAGCAGATGAgttccattttattttagaatgcaaATCATTAGCTAGGATCAGGGAAATGTTTTTACACCCCAGATTTTGTAATAAGCCGAATATACTTAAGTTTAGTGAGATAATGTCAAGCTCAAGTTTTAAATCGTTGAATAATCTCTGTTTCTTCATAACTAATAAACTAAAATGTATGATGCAGTCTGTCCTCCATAActtatatcttttatttttttttcttttctcttgTTTGCTATGTACATCTcttgtaatttcttttttattatttacattttttttcttttcacgatTCATTAAGACGAATCACCATTATCTTTTATTATTTACCGTACCTCATGTACCACTGATTGTTGGTGTGAGCGAAATACCGGTAAATGAACTGGACCCCGTATCCCTGTCTTACAACGTTGCTAAACGTAAGCCAAGATGGCGTTTTTAAAGCCAATAACATAACTGGGTATAACTGAacaatttgatattgaaaattcATCAGCTGTCGCTGACCATAAATTTTCTTCATAtagcgattgttaggccgttcttggcacactgattttgactacggataactccgtttacctgatcaagatatagggctcacggcaagtgtgaccggtcgacaggggacgcttactcctcctaggcacctggacccatatttactaaagttcgtagacgtagacgtaaacgtaggatttacgtctgacttaagATTAGAGTTACGTACTCGTGAATTGGTATTTACAAAACCGTTCGTAGCCGCAAACGTAACTTACGATGTACGATTGCACGTACGCGTGCGCAGTGGCTATTTTCACTTCGAAGCgtaaaaagtgtgaatttgCTCATTTACTTTGAATTCCCTGCGCTACCGCCGCATTATGACGAAAAAGAACACAGAATTTTGTGAGAAAGCAACGAATCTCAACGTATACGTATGCCTGCCAACGGCATGTCGATCAACTGTACCGTTAttcagtgttgtttacaaatccaaatggaaggttcatcaaatttaacGCATTTGACTTGTGCATGGATCTGCGATGCTGTAGGTGTTCAAAAAGAAGTCGGCATGGACTGACAAGTAAGTTAAGTTGTTTGTGTAGTAATAaccttaaatgttttaccacTGACTACTCGTCACTAGGCCcctaaataatgttaaattgacTTCAAGGGGATTCAGTACATGACACACATGGTAAAATCACAGTcccttattcattttgttctcaacctatgtagctgctataatgcctggatcttaatttctaaatagtgagcacatatacatatgtgttagttatttacaatttgataTGTGCCCACTATTAACACATTAAGACACAAGCTCATTTGTGTACATGGTAActtcaaacttttgacaataccacaattgaaattcaaaattatttatcccatttttttaatttcatgactgGGACAACATCAAAGCAGTATCATAGCTACCTGCACACAAGTACGCACATGCTTTCACGTCATTtcgcaaaaagaaaaacaagaatattggtgaaaaatgaatctaaaatatacattaatacaggcactaattctaaaatgtgtgatttgtacGTGCCCCTCTATTGCATGGttataaaatgtgaaattattattgttttaacaatatatactcTGGGTGAACAGGTAGATAGGATGAATGGACTTGGTACCAGATGAGAACAGTTACAGTCTCTTTtagcatcatttcaattatATTGCTTGTGCACATCCATGtgcaaaactttcagaaaatattgtgaaacaaaatcgcattcaaatacagttgtacaactgtgtgaagtcagtgttaatttatttaatgtagaataacattgactatatattaattggagatattaggtctgatatacatgtaacatgcactagatatccaagttagctgacctcttttatttttcaaagggtcataaaggtggtcaagaaataaattgccaTCAGACAGCAGCATTCCTTGATTTAGATGCATTTCTCTTCATGTCCTCTCCTGAAAGATTTTCCATGATGCCTCAGGGTTAGGATTGGGATGCaagatgtacagtacatatatatgatgtaagtatattcactgtttgtacacatttaatcatttctgtacttacaaagttttaaaaaatccaaaacaaattatggtacatgatgtaatgatttttgtaatgcattgatgattaaatccttaggcaaagatttaagaacatacatttatgagtttttatgatcaaagtttgtccattttgcaagttttgtacctgtctgtctaagcatatcttcacctttttggcaaatagaaatttaaccaatctaaggacatacactatgtttctttgaaattattttttatctcctcgatattaaaaattcttgcatgatttccaaaataatagctgtaattttgtcaccaaaattttaaatcaacactcaataaaaattgctctatatcatatatttctgatcagtaataacacatgtattcagttatttgaaacaccttttaatctcaaagcaaccaaatgaatatatgtaattttggtgattaaataattattatcttgcaagccaataattcttctttatatatttctttacactaaaagcggttatcaaatgtacttttattaggtcacctgagtttactcagtaacctattgcaattagttttcattcgtcgtgcgttaacaattgaacatttttaacttcttaataactaccagtccaattcttttcaaatttggtatgaagcatcattgggacaagggggaccaattttcaaaaatcttcttatcaagaaacacacatatataagaaaaactaaatgcatagtgatgtagagcaggcaggcctctaccaaaattgtagatttcatgatccccgaggtaggggttttgaccccagggcggggcaaatcttgttatatagtgtttatgtgtataaaacacttaaattacatcttctttaatgctattaatactaaattgaaactaaatggatagagcaggtagtcttttaccaaaattgtaaatttgatttcccccagagtaagggttttgaccccagggtggggccaaacttagtatatagtatttatgtgtaagtttgctgatactgtataaaatataaatgcagaaaaggatgtacaaaaaatggtgaatttcacaacccagggttatgactttaagatgagtccaaattagtcatatcttttgatgttttcatgtgaatacacctatttaaagcctttcatcagtgtatgcactttgagggatgtgaagttttaagaacacatcttgttttatactgttgctgaacattagaatataaataacaggaaattttttctagatttcatagtccatggaagtaatgatacttttccactagtattcaggtgaccgataaggcctgtgggcctcttgtgaggtttctgttgtttgttttttttattttactaaagaaatatttttattagtcagaaatacatattcctttgccattgggagattttgagagataaaaatggttgccatcactttcacaacaaatatgcccctttaaatttataatgttgtaCTACCATGTATTATATGTCAGCCTGAGTAGCTTAGTGCAAAGGTACCAGGTTCAATACTCAATTTTGCTAAAGATTTTTCTcaccttctttgctacagtaaaatcccattcatataccttactgcagtacatatcagctgattttacatttttacttgccacaaccagggactatcaaaatatgttaactctagactaattaaacctgagaattttgtagaaagaaaatagaatgcaagtgaattgtacctgaaatatcacaaaaattttcttttatttataaacGTGAATTACCTTAACTGAAACTTACCATTCTtggttaaaaagtatttttttctggtttggaaagaagccaatttcattacaaggggaatggttaatgaaaaaatactaaagttgaccttggggtcatttgaaatctttttcttaatatgggctcttgggttataaatcattaaaattagaaattgtaggtgatacttaatgatatcttcccaGATATAGTGTACGGTAgataaatataatgtaaataaaatcagtattatcacaattttacagtttatttaactcacaattatgttgcatgtatttttcaagccttatgaaatttgattgcagtgtaatgacagttgtttatttaaatcagtgtaatactattatttttctAGGTCTATGGGTACATTGCTGTAATGGCCTGAAAAATCTTTTGCGAAACCGAGAAATGTTCATCTTCCATTGCCTTGATTGTGTAAAAGGACGAGCAGAggaatgattcaaaaatatatggcaGGATTGAGAATCTAACCCATGACCCGTAGTCTGGTACTCTACCCACTGATCAATCCATGCTGATGGTCCATCTGCTACATTGAtgtcatcttatatatttatttattcatttatatcatatggacatttaaaaattgacagtaaaatataaaaaagtttgatattcagcaaaataaaatttgttacaatacatgtttaagaaattaagtacatgtatatgcattgttatgcatacaattatgtacatgtaattatatttgttaatagataactttttagatgaattttcatgttgttattgatattgacatgtacatgtattacttccatttctagaatgattttaacatcttgatattaaaaagatgacataataaataaatcttaaatatttgtcaacaaagttgtctggtgggttaaaatttgtaaagaggaGCATTAGTACATATGTCGGTTTAATGTGAGAAGCCTTcagaatgaacttttatcagtgagatttttgtaaattggagggggggggatgggcttcaacaaaataatatgtatgttgaagGCATCATCCTTGGAGTTTGGTAATATACCTGCAAAGACTTTTACCTAGCTGATCACATATAAAGGTCAATTACATACAAATCATGAATGGTAGAAAGattcatatatatgcattatcaaTGAAGGTTTGACTCCTGTAGGATTATAGTTAAAGGAAATGGCACTCTGAAAGATTGAAAGTCTACACATGACTACACTAGTAGGCATCACAATTGCTCTCtgaaacaaattacacaaaattgtattcttggaatgaaatgcatatcttttttttttttaaagaaatatttatttagaggcTCATTTCCCTGTTGTGTAAGTTACAATGTAACAAAGTTATTTGGACTACCAATATTTGCTTATAACCACAAAGAAAAGATCACATATCTATAAGTAGAAATGGTTTTTCTATAGCTGTCAATCACCATGTATTCTTGTACACACAGTGACtctcttcttttcaaatctaaaacattgcatgtttgattgcatatatatacattaattctaccatgtttggaaaattaaaaaaaatgtatttccctGAAAGATGCTAGACCTACCCTGTATAATAAGATAAATGGCaaatattcttcttttttttttaaataacctgcatgactaaaataaaaagcttcccaattatttctaaaggcaaggttagatccacccagtctgattaaaatcaaatttcgcattttgctcgatatacggacatACGGACAGCgactgtccgtatatcgagcgaagtgagaagtttgattttaaatcagactgagatccgccacaaggtaaattagatcgggctcaaaatttagagaattgtcacacaattgcagatgatctcaaagaaaacgataatctgaataaatacaattaatttgtgtattactaaccagggcccatatttactaaagttcgtagacgtaaacgtagcgtAAATCTAGACGTAGCGTACGTTTACGTGTGGGACGGTATTCACTAACAGTTGTAGACGTAGATTTACGTCAGAAATAAGCGTAACTCTACGTGTGCTATACTAGTACACGTAAGCTGATCGTAACTTTAAGAATAAAGCAAATGGcgacttgtcatttttatcgATAATTTCTTGCGTAAAGACCTTACAAACCCTCTAGATGCATATAAGCTGGTTAGtaa is part of the Ostrea edulis chromosome 2, xbOstEdul1.1, whole genome shotgun sequence genome and harbors:
- the LOC125678108 gene encoding manganese-dependent ADP-ribose/CDP-alcohol diphosphatase-like isoform X2; its protein translation is MIPTPGEKAAMTCVLDGRIPHYKFGLIADVQYADSENGFNFSRTNERFYRRSLTLLKEAVDVWKKCDVDSVLQLGDVIDGKCKGIEQSDICLQRVLDQFDELQRDVYHVWGNHELYNFDRKWLMTSDLAPKGASRSPPDCAYYSVDLHPQLRLVALDCYEVSLLGVDKSYRYFDQAWETLSAINKNATWNSPEGLVDLERRFLKYNGGCSTRQVQWLNEELAEARRRKQNVIVIGHSPVLESSGHASNLLWNFDEILQVLSAHKDSVLCYCCGHDHDGGFDQDEAGIHHITLPGVIEAVDNNPFGTAYLYDNHLMITGNGSVPNFCINLKYPINTGTS
- the LOC125678108 gene encoding manganese-dependent ADP-ribose/CDP-alcohol diphosphatase-like isoform X5, with amino-acid sequence MTLVGTISRGTAMTCVLDGRIPHYKFGLIADVQYADSENGFNFSRTNERFYRRSLTLLKEAVDVWKKCDVDSVLQLGDVIDGKCKGIEQSDICLQRVLDQFDELQRDVYHVWGNHELYNFDRKWLMTSDLAPKGASRSPPDCAYYSVDLHPQLRLVALDCYEVSLLGVDKSYRYFDQAWETLSAINKNATWNSPEGLVDLERRFLKYNGGCSTRQVQWLNEELAEARRRKQNVIVIGHSPVLESSGHASNLLWNFDEILQVLSAHKDSVLCYCCGHDHDGGFDQDEAGIHHITLPGVIEAVDNNPFGTAYLYDNHLMITGNGSVPNFCINLKYPINTGTS
- the LOC125678108 gene encoding manganese-dependent ADP-ribose/CDP-alcohol diphosphatase-like isoform X1, with product MFRQRKCSPLILAHFQETLSLGKRTYALLGSSAMTCVLDGRIPHYKFGLIADVQYADSENGFNFSRTNERFYRRSLTLLKEAVDVWKKCDVDSVLQLGDVIDGKCKGIEQSDICLQRVLDQFDELQRDVYHVWGNHELYNFDRKWLMTSDLAPKGASRSPPDCAYYSVDLHPQLRLVALDCYEVSLLGVDKSYRYFDQAWETLSAINKNATWNSPEGLVDLERRFLKYNGGCSTRQVQWLNEELAEARRRKQNVIVIGHSPVLESSGHASNLLWNFDEILQVLSAHKDSVLCYCCGHDHDGGFDQDEAGIHHITLPGVIEAVDNNPFGTAYLYDNHLMITGNGSVPNFCINLKYPINTGTS
- the LOC125678108 gene encoding manganese-dependent ADP-ribose/CDP-alcohol diphosphatase-like isoform X3 encodes the protein MTSYTAAMTCVLDGRIPHYKFGLIADVQYADSENGFNFSRTNERFYRRSLTLLKEAVDVWKKCDVDSVLQLGDVIDGKCKGIEQSDICLQRVLDQFDELQRDVYHVWGNHELYNFDRKWLMTSDLAPKGASRSPPDCAYYSVDLHPQLRLVALDCYEVSLLGVDKSYRYFDQAWETLSAINKNATWNSPEGLVDLERRFLKYNGGCSTRQVQWLNEELAEARRRKQNVIVIGHSPVLESSGHASNLLWNFDEILQVLSAHKDSVLCYCCGHDHDGGFDQDEAGIHHITLPGVIEAVDNNPFGTAYLYDNHLMITGNGSVPNFCINLKYPINTGTS
- the LOC125678108 gene encoding manganese-dependent ADP-ribose/CDP-alcohol diphosphatase-like isoform X4, which translates into the protein MTCVLDGRIPHYKFGLIADVQYADSENGFNFSRTNERFYRRSLTLLKEAVDVWKKCDVDSVLQLGDVIDGKCKGIEQSDICLQRVLDQFDELQRDVYHVWGNHELYNFDRKWLMTSDLAPKGASRSPPDCAYYSVDLHPQLRLVALDCYEVSLLGVDKSYRYFDQAWETLSAINKNATWNSPEGLVDLERRFLKYNGGCSTRQVQWLNEELAEARRRKQNVIVIGHSPVLESSGHASNLLWNFDEILQVLSAHKDSVLCYCCGHDHDGGFDQDEAGIHHITLPGVIEAVDNNPFGTAYLYDNHLMITGNGSVPNFCINLKYPINTGTS